Proteins encoded within one genomic window of Camelina sativa cultivar DH55 chromosome 19, Cs, whole genome shotgun sequence:
- the LOC104766891 gene encoding calmodulin-like protein 1, with product MSNVSFLELQYKLSKNKMLRKPSRMFSRDRQSSGLSSPGPGGFSQPSVNEMRRVFNRFDTDSDGKISQTEYKVVLRALGQERVIEDVPKIFKAVDLDGDGFIDFREFTDAYKRSGGIRSSDIRNAFWTFDLNGDEKISAEEVMSVLRKLGERCSLEDCKRMVRAVDADGDGLVNMEEFMRMMSFNIV from the coding sequence ATGTCAAACGTGAGCTTTCTTGAGCTGCAATACAAGCTCTCTAAGAACAAGATGTTGAGGAAGCCTTCAAGGATGTTCTCTAGAGACAGACAATCCTCAGGCTTGTCTTCACCCGGACCAGGAGGCTTTTCTCAGCCTTCCGTTAATGAGATGAGACGTGTTTTCAACAGGTTTGATACGGACAGTGATGGAAAAATATCTCAGACTGAGTACAAGGTAGTGCTGAGAGCGCTAGGACAAGAGAGGGTTATCGAGGACGTGCCCAAGATCTTTAAAGCCGTGGATCTGGATGGTGATGGGTTTATTGATTTCAGAGAGTTTACTGATGCATACAAGAGAAGCGGAGGGATTAGGTCTTCCGACATTCGAAATGCTTTCTGGACTTTTGATTTAAACGGGGATGAGAAGATAAGCGCAGAGGAAGTGATGTCAGTTCTAAGGAAGCTTGGGGAGAGATGTAGCTTAGAGGACTGCAAGAGGATGGTGAGAGCTGTTGATGCAGATGGAGATGGATTGGTTAATATGGAAGAGTTCATGAGGATGATGTCTTTCAACATCGTCTGA
- the LOC104766890 gene encoding pentatricopeptide repeat-containing protein At2g15690, with the protein MSSLMAIRCARTQKIVTIGSLLQVRSSFPRLSSQFHFSGTLNSLPIRNLSTSAATNDYYQNPPSGSPSQQQRPYPPPQSFDSQGYQNQTNTNQRFPQNPNQWSPQNPQYGGNRPQYGGQRPQYGGPRPQYQNQNVQQSPQSQYYTPQQQQQQPPRSSNQVPNQMNQQRNEVAATPSVEEVMSLCQRRLYKDAIELLDKGAMPDRECFVLLFESCANLKSLEHSKKVHDHFLQSKFRGDPKLNNIVISMFGECSSVTDAKRVFDHMVDKDMDSWHLMMRAYSDNGMGDDALHLFEEMAKQGLKPNEETFLSVFLACATVGGIKEAFLHFDSMKNEYGIAPSTEHYLGVLGVLGKCGHLVEAEQYIRDLPFEPTAEFWEAMRNYARLHGDIDLEDYTEELMVDLDPSKAVTNKIPTPPPKSFKETNMVTSKSRILEFRNLTFYKDEAKEMAAKKGVVYVPDTRFVLHDIDQEAKEQALLYHSERLAIAYGIICTPPRKTLTIIKNLRVCGDCHNFIKIMSKIIGRELIVRDNKRFHHFKDGKCSCGDYW; encoded by the coding sequence ATGTCTTCTCTAATGGCGATTCGTTGCGCACGAACCCAAAAGATCGTCACAATAGGTTCTCTTCTCCAAGTACGTTCCTCATTTCCCAGGCTCTCCTCTCAATTCCACTTCTCCGGTACCCTAAACTCGCTTCCGATCAGAAACCTTAGCACTTCCGCCGCCACGAACGATTACTACCAGAATCCTCCGTCTGGATCACCGTCTCAACAACAACGGCCATATCCTCCACCTCAAAGCTTCGATTCTCAAGGTTATCAGAATCAGACGAACACTAATCAACGATTTCCACAAAACCCTAACCAATGGAGTCCTCAGAATCCTCAATACGGTGGGAACAGGCCTCAGTACGGTGGTCAAAGGCCTCAATACGGTGGTCCACGGCCTCAATATCAGAATCAGAATGTTCAGCAAAGTCCTCAGAGTCAGTATTACACgccgcagcagcagcagcagcaaccacCAAGAAGCTCGAATCAGGTCCCTAATCAGATGAATCAGCAGAGGAATGAGGTAGCTGCTACACCTAGTGTTGAAGAGGTGATGAGCTTGTGTCAGCGTAGGCTATATAAAGATGCGATTGAGTTGCTTGATAAGGGAGCTATGCCTGATAGAGAATGTTTTGTTCTGTTGTTTGAGTCTTGTGCGAATCTGAAGTCGCTTGAGCATTCTAAGAAGGTACATGATCATTTCCTGCAGTCTAAGTTTAGAGGTGATCCGAAACTGAACAATATTGTGATTAGTATGTTTGGGGAGTGTAGCAGTGTTACTGATGCTAAGAGAGTGTTTGATCATATGGTTGATAAAGATATGGATTCTTGGCATTTGATGATGCGTGCGTATAGTGATAACGGAATGGGAGATGATGCGTTGCATCTGTTTGAGGAGATGGCGAAACAAGGGTTGAAGCCCAATGAGGAGACTTTCCTTTCTGTTTTCTTGGCTTGTGCTACTGTGGGAGGGATTAAAGAGGCGTTTCTGCATTTTGATTCGATGAAAAACGAGTATGGGATTGCTCCGAGTACAGAACATTATTTGGGTGTTTTAGGTGTTCTTGGTAAATGTGGACATCTTGTTGAGGCAGAGCAATACATCCGTGACCTTCCGTTTGAACCCACAGCTGAGTTCTGGGAAGCTATGAGGAACTATGCTCGGCTACATGGAGATATCGATTTAGAGGATTACACTGAGGAATTGATGGTTGATCTTGATCCTTCAAAGGCTGTAACCAACAAGATTCCTACTCCTCCACCCAAATCATTCAAGGAAACAAATATGGTTACTAGTAAGAGTAGGATCCTTGAGTTCCGGAATCTGACATTTTACAAGGATGAAGCAAAGGAGATGGCTGCAAAGAAGGGAGTGGTTTATGTTCCAGACACACGATTTGTTCTGCATGATATCGATCAAGAGGCCAAAGAACAGGCTCTACTCTACCACAGTGAGAGGTTAGCAATTGCTTATGGAATCATATGCACACCACCTCGGAAGACCCTCACAATCATTAAGAATCTCCGTGTTTGTGGGGACTGTCACAACTTTATCAAGATCATGTCCAAAATCATTGGTAGGGAGTTGATTGTGAGAGACAACAAACGTTTCCATCACTTCAAAGACGGTAAATGTTCTTGTGGTGATTACTGGTAG